The following are encoded together in the Manduca sexta isolate Smith_Timp_Sample1 chromosome 22, JHU_Msex_v1.0, whole genome shotgun sequence genome:
- the LOC115451968 gene encoding uncharacterized protein LOC115451968 isoform X1 has protein sequence MQFSAIILLVSICVVNASVIINIYDDNHGETKSVEDCNFQACDQLCRNLGFPGGACVGDRCDCDNFKPHHSYNHKVSVPVEDCNFQACDQLCRNLGFPGGACVGDRCDCDNFKPQSSNHISIPVEECNSQVCDQLCRWLGYPSGTCDDDHCNCNDYLQLNSKNHKVSHSSKDNEMSLTVKDCNFQACDQLCRRLGFPGGACVGDKCECDNFKPHSIPDHHRIRKLFTCDTVICDEMCHRLNFAGGMCEGGNCQCY, from the exons ATGACAACCATGGTGAAACTAAATCGGTTGAAGACTGCAACTTCCAAGCGTGCGACCAGCTGTGTCGCAACCTAGGGTTCCCCGGCGGTGCCTGCGTGGGAGACCGATGCGACTGCGACAACTTCAAACCACATCACA GTTACAACCATAAGGTTTCCGTCCCGGTTGAAGACTGCAACTTCCAAGCGTGCGACCAGCTGTGTCGCAACCTAGGGTTCCCCGGCGGCGCTTGCGTGGGAGACCGATGCGACTGCGACAACTTCAAACCACAAA GTTCTAATCATATTTCCATCCCAGTTGAAGAGTGCAATTCTCAAGTCTGTGACCAGTTGTGTCGCTGGCTGGGATACCCTAGTGGCACCTGCGATGACGACCATTGTAATTGCAACGATTACCTACAATTGAACA gCAAAAACCATAAGGTGTCCCACTCAAGCAAAGACAATGAAATGTCACTTACAGTGAAAGACTGCAACTTCCAAGCCTGTGATCAGCTGTGCCGCAGACTGGGCTTCCCCGGCGGCGCTTGCGTCGGGGACAAGTGTGAATGTGATAACTTCAAACCACACA gtatCCCTGACCATCATAGGATCCGCAAACTGTTCACTTGCGACACGGTTATCTGCGATGAAATGTGCCATCGATTGAATTTCGCAGGAGGCATGTGCGAAGGAGGAAACTGCCAGTGCTACTAA
- the LOC115451968 gene encoding uncharacterized protein LOC115451968 isoform X2 yields the protein MQFSAIILLVSICVVNASVIINIYDDNHGETKSVEDCNFQACDQLCRNLGFPGGACVGDRCDCDNFKPHHSYNHKVSVPVEDCNFQACDQLCRNLGFPGGACVGDRCDCDNFKPQIEECNSQVCDQLCRWLGYPSGTCDDDHCNCNDYLQLNSKNHKVSHSSKDNEMSLTVKDCNFQACDQLCRRLGFPGGACVGDKCECDNFKPHSIPDHHRIRKLFTCDTVICDEMCHRLNFAGGMCEGGNCQCY from the exons ATGACAACCATGGTGAAACTAAATCGGTTGAAGACTGCAACTTCCAAGCGTGCGACCAGCTGTGTCGCAACCTAGGGTTCCCCGGCGGTGCCTGCGTGGGAGACCGATGCGACTGCGACAACTTCAAACCACATCACA GTTACAACCATAAGGTTTCCGTCCCGGTTGAAGACTGCAACTTCCAAGCGTGCGACCAGCTGTGTCGCAACCTAGGGTTCCCCGGCGGCGCTTGCGTGGGAGACCGATGCGACTGCGACAACTTCAAACCACAAA TTGAAGAGTGCAATTCTCAAGTCTGTGACCAGTTGTGTCGCTGGCTGGGATACCCTAGTGGCACCTGCGATGACGACCATTGTAATTGCAACGATTACCTACAATTGAACA gCAAAAACCATAAGGTGTCCCACTCAAGCAAAGACAATGAAATGTCACTTACAGTGAAAGACTGCAACTTCCAAGCCTGTGATCAGCTGTGCCGCAGACTGGGCTTCCCCGGCGGCGCTTGCGTCGGGGACAAGTGTGAATGTGATAACTTCAAACCACACA gtatCCCTGACCATCATAGGATCCGCAAACTGTTCACTTGCGACACGGTTATCTGCGATGAAATGTGCCATCGATTGAATTTCGCAGGAGGCATGTGCGAAGGAGGAAACTGCCAGTGCTACTAA